GAAAAACACTTAAAAAGATATAACAGGAACACATGTAGACATATGCCCAACCCATTATGGTGGGCATGTCCAGCAAGTCAATGTGACCAACAAGCATATGACACAAACATGAAAGCTAATTACAGGTGATAAGCACACAACTTCCAGGGGATCATGAGTTTGATTGGTGCCCATTCGCCTCACTTGTGGTCAAGATGGCAAATCCACTTGCAACAATAGTTCCTGCTCAAACACCATATGAGGGGCACCTGATCCATTTGTATCTCTTTGTTGGAGTCAAGAATACAATTATGGTCACCCAGGTCTCCCCGATAAGCATACAGGGATAGGAGTTGCTTAGGCTAAGTTCTGACAAAGAACTACCCTAGCCACCCCCTCTTTACCTTTTTTTACCTAGAAAAATATGCTCACTTATCACACTTGCTGTTTTTCCACCTCAACATGTAAAGTTCATtcatgaaaactcaaaacatgaacaGGAAAAAAGCAGCATTTCATCAAACATCTACCTAGAAAGAATGATGGCCTGCAATAGTTGAAAGCagtttttttttaagtgaaacATGTATAATGTCCTTagcaaaaaaaaagtaaaatgaaatgaataattaagTGAGAATAGGTAAAGAATGAATGCTGTGCAAGGCCATATCAACCACAAAGACTAAATGAAGCTTCTTTTGGTAAAAGCAGGACTTCATCTAATTGCTGTTGCAATAAATATTTAGACCATCAAGAAATTTGGAAATGCCAAGATCTAACCTTAGCACAGAGAGACGCATGTTCCTTTCCAACAGCAATGACCTTCTTCCTCAAAGCATCAACCCTTTCCAAAACCTGACCAACCATAAGAGAGgttaaagttaaaatataaacatcTTGGATAAGCAATTCAAGAATTttacaaatgataaaattatcaacaGCATCAGGAAAAGGCATAGCAttccaaacaaaatttcaatattcTGAAAGCAAGCCCAACAGCTAGAATGCCCAATTAAAAGGCAATCGAGATgacaaaggagaaagaaatgacCGAGTACTACTATTCCCCATCTGTACAGGCGACTACTTCAGTACAAAGGTATTTATACTTGCATAGATCTTATTAAAGACAAAAACAAATTGAACTAGTTTGACTGCAGCAACATTATTAACCCTGTAAAAGGGGAAACAACAAGGACGGGTATTTCACGGGCGAatatgaacaaaagaaaaaactacACTGTTTCTTACCTCTTCATAATTTCCATCTCCAAGAGTCAGCTCAACAAGAGACCGTTCATAAGGGTGCAGATGTCTTCTGTTTGGGAATTTCTCCTTGTACATCCTTAAAGGCACAGCCAATTCCTAAAGAAGGAAACAGAAAGCTATACAGCAGCTCTAAGCACTCACAGAGAAAGCTGAGAGAAACAAACATAGAAAAAACACATGCGCCaagataaatttcaaaatatcatcaaatagGCAAGTAAGGATATGAGAAcaattaatttacatttatcacttgtatataaaaataatgaaaataaatttcatgttACAAAGAATGTTTTACGATATTTTTCTCAGTTCCTATGAGAAAAGAGTAGGAACATATCTTTCCTAGTATTTCTAAAAAGCTCTAATCCCAAACAACATGGAAGTGTTAGGTTTTACTTTTCGTATTATACCCAAAGAAAGGATTAATTggatcaacaacaacaacaacagtcACAAGGTTTATCCCACTACATGAGGCTGGCTACAAGAATTCTGGacctccaaccatctctatccatggccatatcaTCTATAAGGCCATTGTATAATATGACATGCCCATGGGTTTCCCAACAAGTTTtcgttttggtatttttctcccttttatgctacaaatttcctccatttcatTCACTTGCCTCAGAATTGTTTCTATTGCTCTTCTTCACACATGTCCAAAATATCTTAATCATGAATCTCACAACTTATCTTCAATAAGAGTCACTCCAACCTTTATTATATATGtctcatttcttattttgcCTTTCCTTGTATTGCCGTAGCTGCACATCCATTGTAACATTCTCAACTCACCtatgttcatattttgcacatgttggcacttaactacccaacattccaagccatacaacaaaatttttttatagtcatctaataaaatttcccttttAGATTTAAAGGTGTTTTACGATCACATAAAAATGTTGGATGCATTGCTCCACTTTAACCATCCTACCTTGATTCTATAAGTAGCATCCTCCATAATTCCCAAGCTTTTTAAACAATTGATCCAGGATTTAATTGGATCACCTTTTTTTCCATTTACATATAAGCCTACAAATTATTTCAACAAACATGAACAGACCCATAAGCCACTCATGTATGTCCAAGCGACAGACACATGTCCCCTGGCCCTTTAAAATGTGCTCTATGCATCTTCTATTTTAGAAAAGcattaaaaagggaaaaaaaaaaactattcacAGTGAACACTTGTCATACACATGCAAGGCACATCCAAACTGGTGTACAGTGTTGGAATCATATTAGAAGTGTATTCAAGTATATATAACTGAAGATTTAACAGATTTACATTTACCTTCATCAGCGCATCAAGCTGCTTTGCACCTTTATTTCTCTCACGCTTTGCTACATTGGCAATGCCTAAGGAGAGAACAAATTAGGCATCAAGGTCAACCATTAGTTTCATAACCAAGTTCACACAATTACTGCATAACATAGTTCGGTTCCACAGATCATAGTACCTTTAGTAGGTGAGACCCTCTTTGCCTTCCTCAGTGCCGAGTAAAGGATATCAACTGGTGGAATCACCATGGGTAGCTTCTGAAATGCCCCCATAGTTTCTTGTATTTCTAATGCTTTATCCTGGAATTGGAACAAGAAACCAGATGTAATTTTTTCTATCATGTCTTTGAATATGGATAGATGCATATTTATAAAGTAGAAATCAAGAAACACAAAAAAGCGCAAATAAAGCCAGACACCAATCAATGCGGCCAAGCAAATGAATACTGTGGCAAAAAGTTACGAACTATGAGAACTCCTGCTCTCAACATACCTcagaagaaaaatcaatataacATGTTCTTAAAGGCATAAAACTGCATTCACCCCATACATGCTTCTAAATTTAAGTAACCTATGAAAGTTGTCTAAATTTTAATCctgcaattttttttacaaacgCAATGCCCTCCCTCCACCCCTCACCCAACTGaacaggaagaaaaagaaatgaaagaggaATTAatgaaatatgacaaaaaatacTGTACTTCAAGCTCTGGAAGCATACAAcaacatttaaattttgaatatatacatagtatgaccaaaaaaaatatatatatatatatatatatataagttgtaaAACACAGATTATTCAGGAACAAACCATGAATGAGCTTGTTCACAAGACCAAAAGAGCCAAGCACCCTAAAGTTCAAGCTCAGCTCATTTATTGAATGAGCTTAAAGATCAAgctaagttaatttatttaactagaTGGAATTAGCCCTAATCAAGACAACCTTCTAGCCATTAGCAAACAGCCTTGTTCATTTGCAGCCCTATACAAGGTCTTTGAAATGAACTGGAGGATGACAAAGGTTGGAATCTGATCTAAGGCCCAAATAAGACAAGCCCACTTCCTTGCAAGTCCTAGTCATGGCCTTATGCATTAGATTACTGCCACCTTTACCTCTCCTTCAATGAGTTCTAGACTTCATTTCCCACTTGTCCCTCTAATGCATGAAGCTATTCCCCTTCCTCAACCACTATAATTGCAAAAGTAAAATGTTAAAAAGCCAAGCACATGCACCATTGTAAACCAATATCAAGGCAGGCTTACCATCCATCCTAACTATAGATCTAGCTGATTGAAGGTTCCTAAGGACTCATTTGGTAGGGCTTTCATTTTCAGAATTTAACAACAACAAAGCACCAAGCTAAAGATGACTACTCTAACTCAGGGTGTAATCTGAAAAGACTCCAGGTTGCCATCCTCCTTGAAACAACCTATAGCATACAACAAACTAACAAATTGATTAAAACCTTTTCCCATAAATCATTTGATTCTAAGATGCATAAGCTGATTACTTTTTCCCTTGTGATTGTAAACATTTTAAGGTAAATCAGGTCATTGGAATATCTTGGCTACCTCCATAAAAGATCTAGGAGACTTGAACCCGTTATAGAAAACTCAAAAATCTGTAAGACAAATCTTACACAAACCTCCTCATCAGATAGAGTTTAAATAAATGTTCCCCATTAAAACATAGAAACAGGTTAattattagagagagagagagagatttcaaTGTtccatatttttgtcattggcTCACCCCCATAAATGTCATTCAAGGAAAAGAAGAGTTTCAAATTTAGAATATCAACAGGGGCTACCTCGACTTTGCTGAATCAACGTTAACAGATTTGAGTTTTAGCTTATACTAGTTGTAGGTTAATTTCTTGCTGTTTTTGCTTAATGCTTTCTTCAACCCTAGGAGTAAAGGGCACCGTAATAATGTTGATAATTTGTATGTAAATTGTAGTAGTGGCCCacagataattttttttgtctacTTACACTAATGGTTTCTAGGAGTATCTTCTCTAGTTTGaaactttgaaaatttaagTCCCTGTGAAACAGGAACCACACTGGCCAGCCTGTATGTCACTAAACTTATACAGGAAGAGCATCTAACCAAGAAGCACAAACACTTTTGAAAAAGTGACATGTTGTGTTTGGTACCACACTCATTGAGCATTTCTAAAATTTGCAAAGATACTCATCTAAATACACcttattatcttttaattctaTCTAGATCCATGCACTTTGAGAATAGTGCCCATAAAGCTTGTGTGTCCAGcacttaaataaatatatctaagATAAAAGTTTAAAGGAATAAGttcaagacaaaaaataaaataacaaatagtATAGATTTATATCTTAGACAATCCTTCtctagatgatttttttttttccagaaccATGTAGTGTCTACCCCCCTAAACTCTCAACTTAATTATGGAAAGacctttataaaaaatatttttgacatgaaaatcaataagaaattttattgtcacatatatagataaaatatatatattgatgtttCTCTATTATGTCATGTtctacaacaacaataatacaaGCCTTAACCCAGCAGGTTTTATGTCATGTTCTgacttttttgaaaattgctgtGTCAGGTAGTCAGTGTATATGGAGTCAAGTTCCATGTGTATGCTTAGCTTCCTAGAAGAGAGTGAACAGGTACACATTTccgaaaaaaggaaaaagaaaggatcGGGGACACAAGAGACTTGATAAATTTGCTAAATTTTTGTggtttatttcattataaactGTTCATAACTAGCTACTACGAGAGAAAATACCATTAACTTGTTTTGTATAGTTTTAGCAATTGGTGCATAGCTCCCATTCACAACTTCATATGTGGCAGTCTGCATATTCTTACAGAAACATAAGGTTGGATAGGTTTTTGTTCCAGGCATGATATATGGACCTGCAATTGAAGGAATTACATCAATAACAAGACTGAGTAGACATCaaacatcaaaaataaaattaaaagaaaacatattATCTGTGGAATTAACAACAttaaaagaacaaagaagaaaatggtgTGCCTAGTGCACCATACTCCTCACTTAGGGAGGGTTGCTTTCATACGCACACAATCTTACCTTGCTCTAGAAAGACATTCGACAAGTTAAACCCAAGACCTTCCAGTCAAGACAAAGCAACCTTATTATTGCTACAAAGTCATGGATTTGATTAAAACTTCCCTCTTCCCCAGGGTTTTGATTACCAATGTAATCAGTAAAAATGTGGGGAAGCAAACAAACAATTTCAAGCTTAGATTTCTACATTTTGGGTTATTGTACAACAAAGACTTTCTTTACTTATAAGGGAAAAAACAAGTATGCTGAGGTTAAAGACTAAGTAAGCCTGGTTAGCATTAGATGTGGCCAGCATTCAACGAGCAACGATCCACCATCTGAACAATGAGTTAACACCTCAGTTTCTTTTCTCATCTTCAATTTCCCAAACAATCACATTCCAAAGCGATTGTTACATGAACAATCTTACTGCTTGTGATGAGTATTGCTTCATTCAAACATAAACAAGACAGCATTAAAGGGAATATAAACAAGAAACGGGCACGTGCGCCGACCACAAGACCACTACTTCCCCGAGCTGAGACCGCTTTTCATACTTTCACCAACTCATTGAAGCATATAGCTTTAACAACCCTCTGTGTTTGCTCATTGAAGCATATAACTTTAACAACCCTCTGTTGTCTAGcaactaaaattgaaaagaagTATACTCATTTccaattgaatttatttgacaCGTAAATTTGGCACTCAAGTGAAATGGGTATTTGAAATTGAAGGCAAACGAGCATTCCAAGCGCAATAGCACATCTCCGCGGCAAAAAGCATAGGCATGTGTGcatacaaaaaaatttacacGCAGACTATAACCACAGAGCAATGATTTCGACAACACTGGGATGACGATAAGCTTAGAGAATGACTTCCTTAGGTTACAAAACTGAACAAGAGTATAAAACATGCAACCCTACACGGGGATCCACACACACAGAGAGTAGAATAGCTGGCCTTTGAAGAACTTGGAGCGACTGAAAACAAATTTGGTATAAGAAATCTGCCATAGCTGTGACAGGCTGCACGTTCCGCTCATTATCTCTCTCTCAACAATGAGCAAACCGTTGCAGGGATTTTGGATTTTGGGTGTCTactgtcattttatatgtttattcTTGCGAAAATCGAACTTATAATCATTAGGTATAGGTTTAATGCTTAATGACCCGtctattattaaatattacaGTTTCACCCCTATGACGTAGTTTCCAATCAAAATTAGTAGCCCTTGAAAGGATACCTGTTGGAACTGTATACATGCAAAGCCCTCTAATCGTTCTTCaacctatatttttatttttgttcttattcgcttattttttagattttcgtCCTTTTATGCAATTATTCGTCGCtcgtattattaattttgatagaaGAGTTAAATCGCAAGtaaaaaatttactttatgGTTATGCTTATTCTTATTCATAAATTGCATTTAATATTTACTTACTAATTATAATGTTAAGAATGTGATTCTtaacaatattatttatacaaatCACATTCTAAGAATTTTACATTTATGTGTTTGATATACaaagtaaaatatatagattaaaatattaagaaaataatattaaggtgtttggtattttaaataatttattataaaaatttcaaaaaaaatactctttaagtttgtgagaaaaatattttataaatttaaagatattaaatagctttttcattttaaaatatcataatccttataattaaaataagtaatttttcacttatatagtgtttgttaaaacgagtaagataattttatattaagatcaGATTATTATGTTATCCGCATTGAGCAACATAAGAATTGTTTGACgcaagtaaaattaaaaaaaaacatggcCCTATCTTTCACCAACAGATAATTATCTTGtatcaatataaaattataatatttttcaaatcaaaatatgGAATTATTAAGATAAGGTTAAGAaacatttcaaattatttattaaagtttttaCAATGCactaaaagatatatatatcattttttttatctctaaagttagtatatgtttatttaaaaaatgctagataaaaaataacataattttttatcaaataaatttaataagtacattaaaaatatatatttttaattatttttcatatcttatcttttttttatttacatcttGGTTACAATCAacgtttatttatttttattttaactaaatatAAAAGGGTTGATGGAGAATTAGACCAActttagaaaatcaaactcattggtaaaatcttaaaagaattattttaataaaaaaatcaaaagttaaaAGAAGAATTAATCTAAAAGAAGAACAACTCGAACAAGGAAGCTGTGAGTGGAAATTGTTAACGTTGAATAGAGcaaaaggaaggaagagagcTGGTTGGCCGTGCATGCTCCGTAGTACATCTCTTATCTGAGAATGCCACCTGCTCTGCTTTCTCCGAGCCTCATCTCTAAACCTGTCACGAAGACCCGCCTGCACATTTTCCCATTTCCCACAAAACATCCTTCTAACTTTCCTCGTCATCTTCCACGGATGTCCACTAAATCAAATTCCTACCCTCAGACTCAAAACGGgtaccctctctctctccccccttttGATTTCACCCGGAATAATGCGTATATTGTTGGCTAATTCTTGATCTACTTCGTAGCTAATCGTCTCTTATACGTTACAAGAATGTCCCCTTTTTAGGTTATTTTCTGGGTTAGGTTAAGCATTGAACATAAACTTACTACTCCATCCGGATTTATGTTTCTGTGTTTGTCCATGAAATTGTAGGTTTACGTGTTACGGGTTCATTAATGTTTACTTAGTGCAAGATTGTTACAGCAAAGTTACTAAAGCCAAAAAGTATTGCTTTGATGCAAGTGAATAAGCCCACTGATGTATTTTATGGGCGTATCTTTGAGTCTCTACAGTCTACATTAATTATCAGGCTTTTGATCTTGCAAGAAAAGTGTTCATGTTTTTCTGCCTGATTTTTGAGTTCTCTTGTTGCAAAGGGAAGAAGCACGAGTCGGAACTTTGTGGAAAGCTTCATGTAGTTTAACAGTGGTTATTGCGGTGCTAGGAATTGAAATGAACTTGATACAGAAAGCCAAATAGGCTGCACTTTCAAGTTTCTTGTGTTCTATTTCAAGgattatttctctctttctttttctcctttttgtaTGGATATGTGTAATTTGGGGTAAGATGAAGAATCGGTGTTTTTGTACTAAACTGGATTTAAataatataccaaattaattcaACCTAGGTATTTGATGACCCCCTTCAGTTCAGAGAATAACATTATAGTACTTGTTCTTCACATGCACTTTCTTGGTGAGGATATTATTGGTTACGCGTCCATCCCTTGTAAGCCTAATCTTCCACAAGCATTCATTCAGTCATAGTCACCATCTTAAGGATTTATGTGGATGCTAATGTAGGAATCTTTTACAGTCAAGATTTGTAGATTTGAATTTTAGACCTACCCGTTCATTCTTCCCCAGATTTTGGACTTGCAAATAGATTTCTTTTCCACTGTGATAAGTTTATTGAACAGCAGGCTAAGATTgtctttcttttgagtttttcatCTCGTGAAGTTTGGGCATCTTTCCAAATATCTTATACTGTCAAAAAACTTGTAGTGCAACATAATTCACATCTCAGACCTGATAAATTTGTAAATAGGAGTTAAAAGTTAGATTTATTAGAATAACGTATATATTCTTTTGCTatttgttgaattgttaaccactaTCTGATCTAAAAGTTTAACTTTTAGATAAaaggttaactttatcttttatattattattttacttcaATGTGCCCCTTCACATGTGGCCAGTCTTCATTGATAACTAGTCCAACCACGTTCAACAATTTTAAATATTGGTGGCAGTGAAGTTTGAACTCAAGACTTTTttctgctctaataccatgttgaattgttaatcattatctaattaaaaaatttaacctgTTTGTTGGACGAGAATttagcaaaagaagaagaagaagtctaaaTTGAAAAGGAGTGGAGAAGCTTTATAAGACTCGGTAGATATCAAGATTATCCTAAGATGTTTTTAGTAGTAGATAATTGttgtaaataatttataaatattatatcttGTATCTGTTTTTATCTCCTAATTTTTAAGAGATAGTGTTTTCTAGATTTTAAGAGTGGATGGCTCAAATCATTTCCTACTTTATAGGAAAGAGATTTGGCTAGAATTTGTATATATTCTCTAAAACCTCTCGGAATTAATCTAAGCAAGCATTCTTGAATTTTCATTGTTAGATggagggttaactttatcttttatactattattttactctcaacactATTAAATATAGGGAGTGGTTTTCTTGGAAGCAGCCCAAACCACCTTCTTTGACTTTATTACATTGGTTAACATTCCTATATTATTCAAGTAGCTGTTATAGAAACCTTAAACTTGATCTTCATTAGCCAAGCATCTAAAACCAAGTGCGTCCACCTTTTGATTAAGCATGTGTGTTGTGGATTGTTCTTGAATGACTTAAGACATGTTCAAGAATGTTGGAAGTTACAAACAAATCCTTTCACTCTGTTCACGCCTAAATCAATTTCTGTGTACGTATCAGATATATCATTTACCTGAAACATTATACTTGGCTAATTATGTTATACTGTGATTGTTGATATGAACTTCAACAATAATGGCATCTCATAGTCTGATTTTAGTGGCATTAACGAGTCTTTGATCTTTGGAAACAGCACTTCCTCACTCTCTTCCCTTGCTCCTCTGGAGGCTATACTATTTGATATTGATGGAACATTGTGTGATTCAGATCCTCTGCATTACGATGCCTTCCGTGAAATGCTGCAACAGGTATGTTGTGTAAACTACTTATACTTGCGTGGACAGATGATTTTCTGCAATGATTCTGTTAGAGGCTAACTGAGAAAGTGTTATACAGGTTGGTTTCAATGGGGGAGAACCCATATCTGAGGAATTCTTCAGTCAAAATATTAGTGGCGGGCATAACGACGAACTCTGTCATGTCCTCCTTCCAGACTGGCAGTTTGAGAAAGCCATGAAATTTATGGATGATAAGGAGGCGATCTTCCGGAGGTAGACTCACTCTTCTCTCTGCTTAATAATATGTTTGTAGCCATGCCAGGTGATGAATTATAGTATGAAGTACCAGGATTAATCTCACTCAGGTTGAAAACGCTAGTTCCATCCATTTGATATCTGGAATAGATCCTGGAAATACCTTACTATATTTGAGAATTATAAATGCATCACAAGTTCACAACCTcaaattttggataaaaatgCAGATTAGCAAAAGAGAAACTACAACCTGTAAATGGTCTGAACAAGTTGTGCAAATGGATTGAAGAGCGTGGCTTGCAACGAGCTGCAGTAACTAATGCTCCAAGACCAAATGCTGAGCTCATCGTCTCAATTCTGGGCCTTGAAGATTTCTTCAAGACAGTAATAATTGGTGGTGAATGTGAGAGAGCCAAACCATTCCCTGATCCCTACCTGAAGGGTCTCCATTTACTCGAAGCATCCCCTAAGCACGCATTTGCGTTTGAGGTTCAACTTCCAAATATTTCATGTGCTTTTGGAAGAGAACTTTTCACAATAAGCCtcattgtttgatttttctatCAGTGATTTCCATTTCTAATTTGCTCTCTATTTTTGTTTGCTAAGGACTCCGTTTCTGGAATAAAAGCTGGGGTTGCAGCTGGGATTCCAGTGGTGGGTTTAGCTACGAGGAACCCTGAAAATTTACTGGCAGAAGCTGGTGCAAGCCTTGTCATCAAGGATTTCAATGACCCCAAATTGTGGGCTGTTTTGGAAGAGCTAGATAACATGGCAGATATAAAAACAGGTACTACTTAGAGAGGTAATAATAgctcatattaatttattgtgaGATGTGGGATATTTGGTAGTTAccattatatatcaaataaagtatttaCAAGTATGTATTGTtgaaataattcttgaataccTTCCATTGACGTAGTATCAACTCTGTCATGACCTATATATTTTGTCAACATTAGATGACAGCACATTGAGATTTCACTCTTATGGCAGTTTCAACTGCTTTCAATTTTACCTATCAAAATTGTAACCGATGTGTTCATACTTCGAATGCTGGAATAAGCATTCATTGCGATCAACTTTCAGTAAACAGCAGTACAGCTTCCAGTTCATATAATTTTGTACAAGTTAAACCCTTCTAAATCCCTCTTGAAGTTATCTTGCCATGCCTTTCTGCAGATATTCTTTCCCCATGAAGGAAAGTTAGTTGAATTCATGAAACATTATAATCTTGCACAGCATACAGCCATACTTTCAACATTTGGGTATGAAACATTCAAGGAATTGGTTGCTAACTTTCCCTTCAAGACTTGGCTTGTTAGCATGGCTTACTTGAAGAATTAATTTGATGGCTTGAAATAGATTCTGTTGTTTCACTTTGGTTTGAGGTTAACTGGACTGCGAACAATAAGGGTTTATCTCATTTTGGTTTCATGTTAACTAGACCATCGAACAGTCAAGAGTTCGTTTCATTTTGATTCCCCAGAAACAGTTGATCCTTTCCTGTTTGTAGAGAATAAATTCACCATATATACTGCAAAATGCCCCAACAGGGTGTGCATCTGTATGAAGGAACGAGCGAGTTTTTGCACATTTTTGTGCATACCTAGTGTACCTAAATGTAGACAGCAAACTCTAATATatggtaaataaaaaaataaaaaaaaaacacacaatgATCGCATTGCAAACACAAAAAAGTGAAACCTTTACATTCACAAAGTGGGACGGGTAATAAATTAACATATTATAAGGAatctaataaattttacaaGGATACAGAACatctaaatttagaaaatgtgGAAAGCCCTGGAATCCAAAAACCCCATCCAAACAAAAATTGAACAAGGGCGTAAACGAATCTCAGCTGTCAAATAATTCAACAATCAACAATCTGGCATTGTTTTCGTGGTGAACCATGTTATCACACAAAGCAGCCTGTTGCCGAGTCTCATCGGGTCCATGACACCGAATCGATCTCGTCCCTTGCTGCCTTGTACAACTCGAGCCGTTTTGCAGATTGTAGCCTCCTCTCCATCAATGCTGGATCTTCATCTAACCATTGTCCAAGATGTTTACCCTGAACACAGCAAAAATGACACTCAGAACGCTGCATCTACCGAACAACCTCAACAACTATCTCTTCTCATGTAATTTATACCATCCCATAACTAGTTTGAtatcataattttcttttcataaatGGGCCATTTTATCACTATACTGCATCCCAGAAGGTATGAACCTTGTGTTTCAAATAACAAGTTGTTGCCAAAGATTAGAGAAACTCTATTAAAAGCTTTTGACAAAGGCACAAGAATAAACCAACATCCAAAAGAACAACAAAGAAACTACCTCTTTCTTGCCAATCTGCGTGTAGAAGTGATTGAGTAATGACTGTTTGGCCTCTCGAACCTGACAATAGACCACTGCCTTGGGTATGGTGTTCTTGAGTGTGTCAGACACCATGTTGACATAAGAAGATACGTTTGACCCTATCCGTCTGAAGTGCCCCTCGCCGTAGCGATCTGCAGCTAAGGCAGCTGTTGGGTTTCCGCCCTTTTCTACTTCTTGGGGCAGTCTCCGGAAGAAATCTACTGTCAGGTACGACGCTTCCATGTCCACCAATCTTATTGCTGTCTTCTTACTTTCCTCCCGAAACCTTTCTAAGGATTCACTCGCAGCCGCAGCTATTTCAGCTTGCAACCTAGGAAACCGTCTCAACTCCTATCCCACCAAACACAAAATGTCACACTTCCCAAATGACAAAATTGAAGTAATACttctttttatctaaaatactATGCAATGAACATCTAAAAGGTATT
This window of the Diospyros lotus cultivar Yz01 chromosome 5, ASM1463336v1, whole genome shotgun sequence genome carries:
- the LOC127801819 gene encoding haloacid dehalogenase-like hydrolase domain-containing protein Sgpp, which gives rise to MPPALLSPSLISKPVTKTRLHIFPFPTKHPSNFPRHLPRMSTKSNSYPQTQNGTSSLSSLAPLEAILFDIDGTLCDSDPLHYDAFREMLQQVGFNGGEPISEEFFSQNISGGHNDELCHVLLPDWQFEKAMKFMDDKEAIFRRLAKEKLQPVNGLNKLCKWIEERGLQRAAVTNAPRPNAELIVSILGLEDFFKTVIIGGECERAKPFPDPYLKGLHLLEASPKHAFAFEDSVSGIKAGVAAGIPVVGLATRNPENLLAEAGASLVIKDFNDPKLWAVLEELDNMADIKTGTT